A single region of the Thermococcus paralvinellae genome encodes:
- a CDS encoding deoxyhypusine synthase — protein sequence MEINLKEQKVVKDIKLRKGMTAGEITRQLFESGGFVAKKFALAVDILEKMIKDKDTFKFLSFPACIMATGTRGIIVDLIKNKLFDAVITTCGTLDHDLARLWKPYYHGSFLMDDKELHKQGINRLGNVLVPNDSYWIVEEKLQGIFQDIYDSGKRRLATYELVWEIGKRLENEEGKENSFIYWAYKNEIPVFIPGITDGAVGYQLWLFIQDKEDFIIDVFKDETKLDEIMASLASNNRKSGALMIGGGISKHHTIWWNQFWKEGLDYAVYITTAVEWDGSLSGARMREAVSWGKVRENARYVTVEGDATVLLPFMIASLLERL from the coding sequence ATGGAAATCAACTTAAAAGAACAAAAAGTCGTTAAGGATATAAAGCTGAGAAAAGGTATGACTGCAGGTGAAATAACCAGACAGCTCTTTGAGAGCGGAGGTTTCGTTGCAAAGAAGTTTGCATTGGCAGTTGACATCCTGGAAAAGATGATAAAAGACAAGGATACATTCAAGTTTCTAAGCTTTCCAGCATGCATAATGGCAACAGGAACGAGGGGAATAATTGTAGATTTGATTAAAAATAAGCTCTTCGATGCTGTAATTACCACTTGCGGAACTCTAGACCATGACCTAGCAAGACTCTGGAAGCCATACTATCATGGGAGCTTTCTGATGGATGATAAGGAACTCCACAAGCAAGGGATAAATAGGCTTGGAAATGTCTTAGTGCCCAACGACAGCTACTGGATTGTTGAGGAAAAGCTACAGGGAATATTTCAGGATATCTATGATTCGGGCAAAAGAAGATTAGCAACGTATGAGCTTGTGTGGGAAATTGGAAAACGCTTGGAGAATGAAGAAGGCAAAGAGAACAGCTTCATCTATTGGGCATATAAAAACGAAATTCCAGTTTTCATTCCTGGAATTACCGATGGGGCAGTTGGCTATCAACTATGGCTTTTCATTCAGGATAAAGAAGACTTTATCATTGATGTTTTCAAAGATGAAACAAAATTGGATGAAATAATGGCATCACTGGCTTCAAACAACAGAAAGAGCGGCGCTTTGATGATTGGTGGGGGAATTTCAAAACACCACACAATATGGTGGAATCAGTTTTGGAAGGAAGGCCTCGACTATGCTGTTTACATAACGACAGCAGTTGAATGGGACGGCTCATTGAGCGGTGCAAGGATGAGAGAAGCAGTCTCATGGGGCAAAGTAAGAGAAAATGCAAGATACGTTACCGTTGAGGGTGATGCAACCGTTTTGCTGCCGTTCATGATTGCTTCCCTGCTGGAGAGACTTTGA
- a CDS encoding aminotransferase-like domain-containing protein, with product MEEALQKKLESKTLNYESYFSDKALQMKASEIRELLKLVEASDVISMAGGLPNPATFPVEQIEEIVQEVVREHADKALQYGTTKGFTPLRLKLAEWLRDRYGIPISKVDIMIVSGSQQALDLMGRTFINPGDLIVVEAPTYLAALNAFKYYDPKFIQIPLDDEGMRVDLLEEKLKELKAEGKKVKFVYTVPTFQNPAGVTMSEERRKYLVELANEYDFLIVEDDPYGELRYSGKPVPPIKKFDTEGRVFYFGTFSKILAPGFRLGWIAGEPHFIRKLEIAKQAVDLCTNTFGQVVAWRFLEKGLLEKHIPKIIEFYKPKRDAMLDALEDYMPEGVKWTKPEGGMFVWATVPESIDTKLMLEKAVKKGVAYVPGEAFFAYRDVKNTMRLNFTYVDEEKIKIGIQKLAETIKEELGM from the coding sequence ATGGAGGAGGCACTTCAAAAGAAATTAGAATCCAAAACCCTGAATTATGAAAGTTATTTCTCAGATAAAGCTTTGCAGATGAAAGCATCTGAAATTAGAGAGCTTTTAAAGCTCGTTGAAGCATCTGATGTAATCTCAATGGCGGGAGGATTGCCAAATCCAGCAACATTTCCAGTTGAACAGATCGAAGAGATAGTCCAAGAAGTAGTTAGAGAGCATGCTGATAAGGCATTACAATACGGAACAACGAAAGGATTCACACCACTAAGACTCAAGCTTGCAGAGTGGTTAAGGGACAGGTATGGAATTCCGATTTCAAAAGTTGACATTATGATTGTATCAGGCTCACAACAAGCTCTGGATCTTATGGGGAGGACCTTTATTAATCCTGGGGATTTGATAGTAGTTGAGGCTCCAACTTATCTGGCAGCGCTAAATGCCTTTAAGTACTATGATCCGAAGTTCATTCAGATTCCACTTGACGATGAGGGAATGAGAGTTGATCTCCTCGAGGAGAAGCTCAAAGAGCTTAAAGCGGAGGGTAAGAAAGTTAAGTTCGTTTATACAGTCCCAACTTTCCAGAACCCAGCAGGTGTTACAATGAGCGAAGAAAGGAGGAAGTACCTTGTGGAGCTTGCAAATGAATATGACTTTCTCATTGTTGAAGATGACCCATATGGAGAGCTTCGCTATTCCGGAAAGCCAGTTCCACCAATAAAGAAGTTCGATACTGAAGGAAGAGTCTTTTACTTTGGAACTTTCTCAAAGATACTTGCTCCGGGATTCAGGTTAGGATGGATTGCAGGTGAGCCTCACTTCATCAGAAAGCTTGAGATTGCAAAGCAGGCTGTAGACCTGTGTACAAACACCTTTGGACAAGTTGTTGCATGGAGATTCCTTGAAAAAGGACTCTTAGAGAAGCATATTCCAAAGATAATCGAGTTCTACAAGCCAAAGAGAGATGCCATGCTTGATGCCCTCGAGGACTATATGCCTGAAGGTGTTAAATGGACAAAGCCAGAAGGTGGTATGTTCGTCTGGGCAACTGTTCCAGAGAGCATTGACACAAAGCTGATGCTTGAAAAAGCCGTAAAGAAAGGCGTTGCTTACGTGCCGGGAGAGGCCTTCTTTGCATACAGAGATGTCAAAAACACAATGCGCTTGAACTTTACATATGTTGACGAGGAGAAGATTAAGATTGGAATCCAGAAGCTTGCCGAGACCATTAAAGAAGAGCTTGGTATGTGA